In the genome of Streptomyces collinus, one region contains:
- a CDS encoding helix-turn-helix transcriptional regulator, whose amino-acid sequence MAATSARTLKLLSIFGIGLTLTAGELATRLGTSVRTVRRDIDTLRELGYEIEAVRGAGGGYRLGRATRLPPVVFDEDQAVAAAVALQTVPTILDGVRENAARALATLRQAMPARSRAHAEAFTVSAARNYWEFPAAPIDAEIIRVIGGAIRRQHVIRLDYSGGDAPATLTLEPHDLVVWAARWYLVAFEPEADRWRAMRVDRLEPRMPTGRTFDRRDVPHGDPVAFVMSTHDRGDIPADWPCRGSALIALPAPVVARFAPGGSTVEHHTDSSCRLTLGAWSWAGVAGLLLTFDADVTDIEPAELRQTLRSLRTRIDDGLRAGEDSGGSGAPSWLTGHDAARYRVRAWGASAGTYGSGGSAGGR is encoded by the coding sequence ATGGCCGCCACGTCCGCGCGGACGCTCAAGCTGCTGTCGATCTTCGGGATCGGCCTGACGCTGACCGCCGGGGAACTCGCCACCAGGCTCGGGACGTCGGTGCGGACCGTGCGACGCGACATCGACACGCTCAGAGAGCTCGGGTACGAGATCGAGGCCGTGCGCGGAGCGGGCGGCGGCTACCGGCTCGGCCGCGCCACCCGGTTGCCGCCGGTCGTCTTCGACGAGGACCAGGCGGTCGCCGCGGCCGTCGCGCTCCAGACGGTCCCCACGATCTTGGACGGCGTTCGCGAGAACGCGGCCCGCGCCCTCGCCACGTTGCGGCAGGCGATGCCCGCCCGCAGCCGTGCCCACGCCGAAGCCTTCACCGTCTCCGCGGCGCGCAACTACTGGGAGTTCCCCGCGGCGCCCATCGACGCCGAGATCATCCGCGTCATCGGGGGCGCGATCCGCCGGCAGCACGTGATCCGCCTGGACTACTCGGGCGGGGACGCGCCGGCGACGCTCACGCTGGAACCGCACGACCTCGTCGTGTGGGCGGCACGGTGGTACCTCGTCGCGTTCGAACCGGAGGCGGACCGATGGCGCGCGATGCGGGTCGACCGCCTCGAACCACGCATGCCCACGGGCAGGACCTTCGACCGCCGCGACGTCCCCCACGGCGATCCGGTCGCGTTCGTCATGAGCACCCACGACCGCGGCGACATCCCTGCGGACTGGCCCTGCCGCGGCTCGGCGCTCATCGCCCTGCCCGCACCCGTCGTCGCCCGGTTCGCCCCCGGCGGATCGACGGTCGAGCACCACACCGACTCCAGCTGCCGGCTCACGCTGGGCGCGTGGTCCTGGGCAGGGGTGGCAGGACTGCTCCTGACCTTCGACGCCGATGTCACGGACATCGAACCGGCAGAACTGAGGCAGACCCTGCGTTCCCTGCGCACCCGTATCGATGACGGGCTGCGAGCCGGTGAGGACAGCGGTGGCAGCGGGGCGCCTTCCTGGCTCACGGGGCATGACGCGGCCCGTTATCGTGTGCGGGCGTGGGGGGCATCGGCAGGGACGTACGGGAGTGGTGGGAGCGCGGGCGGGCGCTGA
- a CDS encoding MFS transporter yields the protein MTASQSSQEDTRPPHASPALVSGAGANAALLVVLFGSFMDLLDATIVTVAAPAVAGDLGAGDAQIQWTVAAYVLALGAGLITGGRLGDQYGRKRLFLIGMAGFMVTSALCALAAGPGMLIGMRAAQGLTAGIMVPQVFGIIRATFAPPERAKAFGAYGAVQGLASVAGPLLGGLLVDADLFGLGWRTIFWINVPVSVLALIIGAKVLPESRSASTARLDLLGAMLAASGILLILLPIIQTENWSWTWASYALLAAGTILLAVFLAYERRLTGRGKEPVFDPALLRIRAFAIGLGASVLFFGGIGSFFLTLSVYLQNGTGRTAWETGLVILPYALGSMITSGVGVALAARAGKALLITGSLTIAASQLVLWVIVEDGNDPGYRLLALALFIGGLGLGLAAPLLVNVVLAGVPGRNAGAVGGVLSTVNQIGGAIGIAVLGTAFFTTVTGTTTGTPGPADYSHALGIVLVASTALYVVAALVMLALPKTAAEQVDQ from the coding sequence ATGACCGCTTCACAGAGTTCTCAAGAGGACACGCGTCCACCTCATGCCTCCCCGGCACTGGTCTCCGGCGCGGGGGCGAACGCAGCGCTCCTGGTGGTGCTCTTCGGTTCCTTCATGGATCTTCTCGACGCGACGATCGTCACCGTCGCGGCCCCGGCGGTGGCCGGGGACCTCGGGGCCGGCGACGCTCAGATCCAGTGGACAGTCGCCGCCTACGTCCTCGCCCTGGGCGCGGGCCTGATCACCGGGGGACGACTCGGTGACCAGTACGGCCGCAAGCGCCTGTTCCTGATCGGAATGGCCGGGTTCATGGTCACCTCCGCGCTCTGTGCGCTGGCCGCCGGTCCAGGGATGCTCATCGGCATGCGCGCCGCGCAGGGACTGACCGCGGGGATCATGGTCCCGCAGGTGTTCGGGATCATTCGGGCGACGTTCGCTCCGCCGGAGCGTGCCAAGGCGTTCGGCGCCTATGGGGCCGTCCAAGGGCTCGCGTCGGTCGCCGGCCCGCTGCTGGGCGGGCTCCTCGTCGACGCCGACCTGTTCGGTCTGGGATGGCGCACCATCTTCTGGATCAACGTCCCTGTCTCGGTCCTTGCGTTGATCATCGGCGCGAAGGTGCTGCCGGAGTCCCGCTCCGCCTCGACCGCGCGGCTGGACCTCCTGGGTGCGATGCTCGCCGCCTCGGGCATCCTCCTTATCCTCCTGCCGATCATCCAGACCGAGAACTGGAGCTGGACCTGGGCCAGTTACGCCCTCCTCGCCGCCGGAACCATCCTGCTGGCGGTCTTCCTCGCCTACGAGCGCCGCCTCACCGGACGCGGGAAGGAACCCGTCTTCGACCCGGCTCTGCTGCGCATCCGCGCCTTCGCGATCGGCCTGGGCGCGTCCGTGCTCTTCTTCGGCGGCATCGGGTCGTTCTTCCTCACCCTGTCGGTCTACCTGCAGAACGGCACCGGCCGCACCGCGTGGGAGACCGGCCTGGTGATCCTGCCCTACGCGCTCGGCTCGATGATCACATCAGGAGTCGGTGTAGCTCTCGCCGCCAGGGCCGGGAAGGCTCTGCTGATCACCGGCTCGCTCACCATCGCGGCCTCTCAGTTGGTCCTGTGGGTGATCGTCGAGGACGGCAATGACCCCGGATACCGGCTCCTTGCCCTCGCCCTCTTCATCGGCGGACTCGGGCTCGGTCTCGCCGCCCCCCTGCTCGTCAACGTCGTCCTGGCCGGCGTCCCCGGCCGCAATGCCGGTGCCGTGGGCGGGGTGCTCTCCACCGTCAACCAGATCGGCGGCGCCATCGGTATCGCCGTTCTCGGCACAGCCTTCTTCACCACGGTCACCGGAACGACGACCGGCACACCGGGACCGGCCGACTACAGTCACGCGCTCGGCATCGTCCTCGTCGCGTCCACGGCGCTCTACGTCGTGGCTGCACTCGTGATGCTCGCGCTCCCGAAGACCGCGGCCGAGCAGGTCGACCAGTGA
- a CDS encoding AidA/PixA family protein, whose protein sequence is MSSDPQLIRTPEIEVVEGVHPLPKEGTEGRPEFETQRYADHYWRTTVKRPGKVVYHFSFQILDRHRQLKGYVQWDPFITIEEA, encoded by the coding sequence GTGAGCAGCGATCCCCAGCTCATCCGCACACCGGAGATCGAGGTCGTCGAGGGCGTCCACCCCCTGCCGAAGGAGGGCACGGAAGGCAGGCCGGAATTCGAGACGCAGCGCTACGCGGACCACTACTGGCGCACGACCGTCAAAAGGCCCGGCAAGGTCGTGTACCACTTCTCCTTCCAGATCCTCGACCGCCACCGGCAGTTGAAGGGCTATGTCCAGTGGGATCCCTTCATCACGATCGAAGAGGCCTGA
- a CDS encoding LysR family transcriptional regulator — MELLHLRYFLAVAQELNFSTAARKLHMAASPLSRRIKDLENEVGHRLFDRDTHHVRLTAAGNALLPIARGVLEQVDSITWRLDETARPQRTTLLLGMPTGVHPDLRERMDALAERASDRFEIKRWPGGTDRLVDAVCDGRLALTLARLPAGGDPALEQLPVMSERLGAVVPRDRFAGRESVALAELAELAYAGSPTAVTNAYFRGLDQQLAELGIKKRIELGSATFEGISEIVSSGLAFSISMLDSRSPVQNYRLDNVAVLPFSDFHPRLETGLIWRKDRANGGDLREVVAAVREVFAEPLHS; from the coding sequence GTGGAGCTTCTGCACCTGCGCTACTTCCTCGCCGTCGCCCAAGAACTGAACTTCTCCACCGCCGCCCGCAAACTGCACATGGCGGCCTCCCCGTTGAGCCGGCGGATCAAGGATCTCGAGAACGAGGTCGGGCACCGGCTGTTCGACCGGGACACCCACCACGTACGGCTCACCGCGGCCGGCAACGCGCTGCTGCCGATCGCGCGCGGGGTGCTGGAACAGGTCGACTCCATCACATGGCGGCTGGACGAGACGGCCCGGCCGCAGCGCACCACCCTGCTGCTCGGCATGCCCACCGGCGTCCATCCCGACCTGCGGGAACGGATGGACGCCCTGGCCGAGCGGGCCAGCGACCGGTTCGAGATCAAACGCTGGCCCGGCGGCACCGACCGGCTCGTCGACGCCGTGTGCGACGGCAGGCTGGCGCTGACCCTGGCCCGGCTCCCGGCCGGTGGCGACCCGGCGCTGGAGCAGTTGCCGGTGATGTCGGAGCGGCTCGGCGCGGTCGTGCCCCGGGACCGGTTCGCCGGGCGCGAGTCCGTCGCCCTCGCGGAACTGGCGGAACTCGCCTACGCGGGCTCCCCGACGGCGGTGACGAACGCCTACTTCCGCGGCCTCGACCAGCAGCTCGCCGAACTCGGCATCAAGAAGCGCATCGAACTGGGCAGCGCCACATTCGAGGGGATTTCCGAAATAGTCTCCAGTGGTCTGGCGTTCTCCATTTCCATGCTGGACTCCAGGAGTCCGGTGCAGAATTACCGTCTCGACAACGTCGCCGTCCTCCCCTTCTCCGATTTCCATCCTCGTCTGGAGACCGGGCTGATCTGGCGCAAGGACCGAGCGAACGGCGGTGACCTGCGAGAAGTCGTGGCGGCGGTCCGGGAGGTCTTCGCCGAGCCGCTCCACTCGTAA
- a CDS encoding CaiB/BaiF CoA transferase family protein produces the protein MTDTTDTVAGPLQGVRVIDLSTVVMGPYAAQILGDLGADVIKIESPSDTVRTGHYRTTPGMTPLNLNVNRNKRSVSLNLKDDTDRERALRLIDTADVLITNMRPGALHRLGLSYDDIAARNPGLVYAHAQGFRSDSDRAGNAAYDETVQAASGLVDIADRALGEPVYLPTIIGDKVSSLTIAYSVLAALLHRNNTGQGQLIEIPMTDTLIAFNLVEHLAGHTHVPETGPTGFALSMLKGHKAVRTKDGLACVMPYNPHNYRDFFTAAGRPDLAEDPRVNGDAIDSADHEDLAGLLAACAPVLTTEEWAEVCAKHSIPMAPVLELDRAHDDPYVRDGHLLDTAEHPTEGTVRTIGIPLRFSATPGSIRRLAPVAGQDTEDVLAELDAATR, from the coding sequence ATGACGGACACCACCGACACCGTCGCCGGCCCGCTGCAGGGCGTCCGGGTGATCGATCTCTCGACCGTGGTGATGGGCCCCTACGCCGCCCAGATCCTCGGAGACCTGGGCGCCGACGTGATCAAGATCGAGTCGCCGTCCGACACCGTGCGCACCGGTCACTACCGCACGACCCCGGGCATGACCCCGCTGAACCTCAACGTCAACCGCAACAAGCGCAGCGTGTCCCTCAACCTCAAGGACGACACCGACCGCGAGCGCGCACTGCGGCTGATCGACACCGCGGACGTACTGATCACCAACATGCGCCCCGGCGCCCTGCACCGCCTCGGCCTGTCCTACGACGACATCGCCGCCCGCAACCCCGGCCTCGTCTACGCGCACGCCCAGGGCTTCCGCAGCGACTCGGACCGGGCCGGGAACGCCGCGTACGACGAGACCGTCCAGGCCGCCTCCGGTCTCGTCGACATCGCCGACCGGGCCCTCGGCGAGCCCGTCTACCTGCCGACCATCATCGGCGACAAGGTCTCCTCGCTGACCATCGCCTACAGCGTGCTGGCCGCCCTGCTGCACCGGAACAACACCGGCCAGGGCCAGCTCATCGAGATCCCCATGACCGACACGCTGATCGCGTTCAACCTGGTCGAGCACCTCGCGGGCCACACCCACGTGCCCGAGACCGGCCCCACCGGCTTCGCCCTGTCGATGCTGAAGGGCCACAAGGCGGTGCGCACCAAGGACGGCCTGGCCTGTGTCATGCCGTACAACCCGCACAACTACCGGGACTTCTTCACCGCCGCCGGACGCCCGGACCTCGCCGAGGACCCGCGCGTGAACGGCGACGCCATCGACAGCGCCGACCACGAGGACCTGGCCGGGCTGCTGGCGGCCTGCGCCCCGGTGCTGACCACCGAGGAGTGGGCGGAGGTGTGCGCCAAGCACAGCATCCCGATGGCCCCGGTGCTGGAGCTCGACCGCGCCCACGACGACCCCTACGTCCGTGACGGCCACCTGCTCGACACCGCCGAGCACCCGACCGAGGGCACGGTCCGCACCATCGGCATCCCGCTGCGCTTCTCCGCCACCCCCGGCTCGATCCGCCGGCTCGCACCGGTCGCCGGCCAGGACACCGAGGACGTCCTCGCCGAACTCGACGCCGCCACCCGCTGA
- a CDS encoding crotonase/enoyl-CoA hydratase family protein: MSTPTPPVVRTERIGSTLLITLDRPEARNAVNAATATALAAVLDELEADPALRVGVLTGEGGTFSAGMDLKAALRGESPDVEGRGFGGLTESRPDKPLIAAVEGFAMGGGFELALACDLIVAAEDARFGLPEVKRGLIAAGGGVIRLPERIPHHLAMEFLLTGEPVDGRRAGELGLANRVTGKGQAVAEALRLAERVASNAPLALAAVKRVVRAAEGASDEEAFAFQSGEMNTLMASDDVREGMTAFAERRPARWTGR; this comes from the coding sequence ATGAGCACCCCCACACCTCCCGTCGTGCGCACCGAACGCATCGGCTCCACCCTGCTGATCACCCTCGACCGTCCCGAGGCCCGCAACGCCGTGAACGCGGCGACCGCCACCGCGCTGGCCGCCGTACTCGACGAGCTGGAGGCCGACCCCGCCCTGCGGGTCGGCGTCCTGACCGGCGAGGGCGGCACGTTCAGCGCCGGCATGGACCTCAAGGCCGCCCTGCGCGGCGAGTCGCCCGACGTCGAGGGCCGCGGCTTCGGCGGCCTGACCGAATCCCGGCCGGACAAGCCCCTCATCGCCGCCGTGGAGGGCTTCGCCATGGGCGGCGGCTTCGAACTGGCCCTGGCCTGCGACCTGATCGTCGCCGCCGAGGACGCCCGGTTCGGCCTGCCCGAGGTCAAGCGCGGCCTGATCGCCGCGGGCGGCGGAGTGATCCGGCTGCCCGAGCGCATCCCGCACCACCTCGCGATGGAGTTCCTGCTGACCGGCGAGCCCGTCGACGGCCGCCGGGCCGGCGAACTGGGCCTGGCCAACCGGGTCACGGGCAAGGGGCAGGCCGTCGCCGAGGCGCTCCGGCTGGCCGAACGGGTCGCGTCGAACGCCCCGTTGGCCCTCGCGGCCGTCAAGCGCGTCGTCCGCGCCGCCGAAGGCGCGTCCGACGAGGAGGCCTTCGCGTTCCAGAGCGGCGAGATGAACACCCTGATGGCCTCGGACGACGTCCGCGAGGGCATGACCGCCTTCGCGGAGCGCCGTCCCGCGCGGTGGACCGGGCGGTGA
- a CDS encoding acetoacetate decarboxylase, whose translation MKAADVRQHVTTPLAGPAYAPTVPRFTDREYLNVVYRTDPDALRAVVPEPLRIDEPLVRFEVMKMGDVSGYGPYTEAGQAIPVGFEGEQGEYLHTMHLDNFPATASGREVSAYPKVIGSPALYVDSGALVGTLDHGGLRVATATMGYKHHELDRAEAEAQITVPTFMLKTIPGYDGLPRVQELVRTRITDVTVKGAWTGPARLQLFQHVLAPLADLPVLEVVSAGHILTDLTLAGVEPVHDYLKGAAS comes from the coding sequence GTGAAGGCCGCAGACGTACGACAGCACGTCACCACCCCCCTCGCCGGTCCGGCGTACGCGCCGACGGTCCCGCGGTTCACCGACCGCGAGTACCTCAACGTCGTCTACCGCACCGACCCCGACGCCCTGCGGGCCGTCGTCCCCGAACCCCTGCGGATCGACGAGCCGCTGGTCCGGTTCGAGGTCATGAAGATGGGCGACGTCAGCGGCTACGGCCCCTACACCGAGGCCGGCCAGGCGATCCCCGTCGGCTTCGAGGGCGAGCAGGGCGAGTACCTGCACACGATGCACCTGGACAACTTCCCGGCGACGGCCTCCGGCCGCGAGGTCTCCGCCTACCCGAAGGTCATCGGCTCGCCGGCGCTGTACGTCGACTCCGGCGCGCTCGTCGGCACCCTCGACCACGGCGGCCTGCGGGTCGCCACCGCGACGATGGGCTACAAGCACCACGAGCTGGACCGGGCCGAGGCCGAGGCACAGATCACCGTGCCGACCTTCATGCTCAAGACGATCCCCGGCTACGACGGGCTGCCGCGCGTGCAGGAACTCGTCCGCACCCGCATCACCGACGTCACCGTCAAGGGTGCCTGGACCGGCCCCGCCCGGCTCCAGCTGTTCCAGCACGTGCTCGCCCCGCTGGCCGACCTGCCGGTGCTGGAGGTCGTCTCCGCCGGCCACATCCTCACCGACCTGACGCTGGCAGGCGTCGAGCCGGTCCACGACTACCTGAAGGGAGCCGCGTCATGA
- a CDS encoding 3-hydroxyacyl-CoA dehydrogenase NAD-binding domain-containing protein, translating to MTRAFRTAAVIGAGTIGLSWATLFAAHGLTVRVSDPRPDLAEAVDEALAAYAPHLAERGLDVTGLAGRVHLAADVTEAVRDADVVQENGPERAGFKKDLFAALAREAPAHALLLSSSSAIPSTAFTGELSDEDAARVLIGHPFNPPHLVPLVEVVPGERTGEDAVLDAVDFYTSVGRTPVVERKEIPGFVGNRLQNALSREAAYLVQEGVVTPADLDKAVINSLGLRWATVGPFLGAHLGGGPGGYRHLVEHIGRSMQRTGAGLGTPSQDKEQEEAQEQLIEAVEKAYGSSTYSELTGTRDRRQLAVLAALDSADKEEN from the coding sequence ATGACCCGCGCCTTCCGGACCGCCGCGGTGATCGGCGCCGGGACCATCGGACTGTCCTGGGCGACGCTGTTCGCCGCGCACGGCCTGACCGTCCGGGTGAGCGACCCGCGCCCCGACCTCGCCGAGGCCGTGGACGAGGCCCTGGCCGCCTACGCCCCGCATCTGGCAGAGCGCGGCCTGGACGTCACCGGCCTCGCCGGCCGCGTGCACCTCGCCGCCGATGTCACCGAGGCCGTCCGGGACGCCGACGTCGTCCAGGAGAACGGCCCCGAGCGGGCCGGGTTCAAGAAGGACCTGTTCGCCGCCCTCGCCCGTGAGGCACCCGCCCACGCCCTGCTGCTCAGCTCCTCCTCGGCGATCCCGTCGACCGCGTTCACCGGTGAGCTGTCCGACGAGGACGCCGCCCGGGTGCTGATCGGCCACCCCTTCAACCCGCCGCACCTGGTGCCGCTCGTCGAGGTCGTCCCCGGCGAACGCACCGGCGAGGACGCCGTGCTGGACGCGGTGGACTTCTACACCTCGGTCGGCCGCACCCCGGTCGTCGAGCGCAAGGAGATCCCCGGCTTCGTCGGCAACCGTCTGCAGAACGCCCTCAGCCGCGAGGCCGCGTACCTCGTCCAGGAGGGCGTGGTGACCCCCGCGGACCTCGACAAGGCCGTGATCAACTCGCTGGGCCTGCGCTGGGCCACCGTTGGGCCGTTCCTCGGCGCGCACCTGGGCGGCGGCCCCGGCGGCTACCGGCACCTGGTCGAGCACATCGGCAGGTCGATGCAGCGGACGGGGGCAGGGCTCGGCACCCCGTCGCAGGACAAGGAACAAGAGGAAGCACAGGAACAGCTCATCGAAGCCGTGGAAAAGGCCTACGGCTCCTCCACGTACTCGGAACTCACCGGGACGCGCGACCGCAGGCAACTCGCTGTCCTGGCAGCCCTGGACAGCGCGGACAAGGAGGAGAACTGA
- a CDS encoding acyl-CoA dehydrogenase family protein, producing the protein MTTTMEPLQDQLTADFYTYEALLPDDERKLLLKARAFLRDEVKPLVNENWAKDRFPEELIGLFRESGLAGLPYEGYGEHRPAVSNLLSGTMAMEMARTDASVSTFFGVHNGLAMYSIESGGDQEQRDRWLPEMAAMDKIGAFAMTEPLGGSDVAGGMRTTAEREGDTWVLNGAKKWIGNATFADYVVVWARDVDDNHVKGFVVEKGTPGFDPVKIEGKIAFRIVENAEITLTGVRVPEANRLKNINSFRDVAEILRATRAGVAWQALGVMIGAYELALDYARERRQFGRPIGGFQLVQDLLVKSLGNVTASWGMLVQLARLQDAGIFRDEHSSLAKAFVTSRMREVVAWSREIFGGNGILLEHDIARFFADAEAIYSFEGTREMNTLIVGKSITGESAFV; encoded by the coding sequence ATGACCACCACCATGGAACCGCTTCAGGACCAGCTGACCGCCGACTTCTACACCTACGAGGCCCTGCTGCCGGACGACGAGCGCAAGCTCCTCCTCAAGGCCCGCGCCTTCCTGCGCGACGAGGTCAAGCCGCTGGTCAACGAGAACTGGGCCAAGGACCGGTTCCCGGAGGAGCTCATCGGCCTGTTCCGCGAGAGCGGCCTGGCCGGTCTGCCCTACGAGGGCTACGGCGAGCACCGTCCCGCCGTCAGCAACCTGCTCAGCGGCACGATGGCCATGGAGATGGCCCGCACCGACGCCTCGGTGTCCACCTTCTTCGGCGTCCACAACGGCCTGGCGATGTACTCCATCGAGTCCGGCGGCGACCAGGAGCAGCGCGACCGCTGGCTCCCGGAGATGGCCGCCATGGACAAGATCGGCGCGTTCGCCATGACCGAGCCGCTCGGCGGCTCCGACGTCGCGGGCGGCATGCGCACCACCGCCGAGCGCGAGGGCGACACCTGGGTCCTGAACGGCGCCAAGAAGTGGATCGGCAACGCCACCTTCGCCGACTACGTCGTGGTGTGGGCGCGGGACGTCGACGACAACCACGTCAAGGGCTTCGTCGTCGAGAAGGGCACGCCCGGCTTCGACCCCGTGAAGATCGAGGGCAAGATCGCCTTCCGGATCGTGGAGAACGCCGAGATCACCCTGACCGGCGTCCGGGTGCCGGAGGCCAATCGCCTGAAGAACATCAACTCCTTCCGCGACGTCGCCGAGATCCTGCGCGCGACCCGCGCGGGCGTGGCCTGGCAGGCGCTCGGCGTGATGATCGGCGCCTACGAACTGGCCCTGGACTACGCCCGGGAGCGCCGCCAGTTCGGCCGCCCGATCGGCGGCTTCCAGCTGGTGCAGGACCTGCTGGTCAAGAGCCTCGGCAACGTCACCGCCTCCTGGGGCATGCTGGTGCAGCTCGCCCGTCTGCAGGACGCCGGAATCTTCCGCGACGAACACTCCTCGCTGGCCAAGGCGTTCGTCACCTCCCGGATGCGGGAGGTCGTGGCCTGGAGCCGTGAGATCTTCGGCGGCAACGGCATCCTCCTGGAGCACGACATCGCCCGCTTCTTCGCCGACGCCGAGGCGATCTACTCCTTCGAGGGCACCCGCGAGATGAACACCCTGATCGTCGGCAAGTCGATCACCGGTGAGAGCGCCTTCGTCTGA
- a CDS encoding TetR/AcrR family transcriptional regulator, translated as MTQADSGATPRERYRAQVRAEIKERAWEQIATAGASALSLNAIAKQMGMSGPALYRYFRGRDELITELVRDAYRSLADTVAAAAKDGAGVAALAHALRDWALADPQRYFLVYGTPVPGYHAPDDITAIASEIMALLLDACAGVTADAPATPFGTHLADHRDWADGHPAPPAALHRALTFWTRLHGVLSLELAGHFTGMRFDPAQLFAAEVDTLAGPPPA; from the coding sequence ATGACCCAGGCCGACAGTGGAGCGACCCCCCGCGAGCGCTACCGCGCCCAGGTGCGCGCGGAGATCAAGGAACGGGCGTGGGAGCAGATCGCGACGGCGGGCGCGTCCGCGCTGTCGCTCAACGCGATCGCCAAGCAGATGGGGATGAGCGGCCCGGCGCTGTACCGCTACTTCCGCGGACGCGACGAGCTGATCACCGAACTCGTCCGGGACGCCTACCGCAGCCTCGCCGACACCGTCGCGGCGGCGGCGAAGGACGGCGCCGGGGTGGCGGCGCTGGCGCACGCCCTGCGGGACTGGGCCCTCGCGGACCCGCAGCGGTACTTCCTCGTCTACGGCACACCCGTGCCCGGCTACCACGCGCCCGACGACATCACCGCGATCGCGTCCGAGATCATGGCGCTCCTCCTGGACGCCTGCGCCGGGGTGACCGCGGACGCCCCGGCGACCCCGTTCGGCACGCACCTCGCAGACCACCGGGACTGGGCGGACGGCCATCCGGCCCCGCCCGCGGCCCTGCACCGGGCCCTGACCTTCTGGACCCGGCTGCACGGCGTCCTGTCACTGGAACTCGCCGGCCACTTCACGGGCATGCGCTTCGACCCGGCACAGCTCTTCGCCGCGGAGGTCGACACACTGGCGGGCCCGCCGCCCGCCTAG
- a CDS encoding medium chain dehydrogenase/reductase family protein: protein MNSTGELVEVVLPGRVEPEELRIRRGAVPAPGPGQVVIRTEATGVSFAEQQMRRGRYYDQPPFPFVPGYDLVGTVLAAGEGADPGLTGTRVAALVKVGGWASHVLVDAADVVPVPDGVGAAEAETLVVNGVTAWQMLHRKARVRAGHTVVVHGANGGVGSVLVQLALAAGARVIGTASARHHDALREQGVVPVDYRAGDVAARIRALAPGGVDAVFDHVGGHGITDSWRLLAPGGTLVSYGSASTRDDEGSQQWPVLKLLLRVWLWNALPNRRRAFFYNVWAGKALAKNRFRSRLRADLTQVFAALQRGEVTARIAARLPLARVAEALRLAESGTVAGKVVLVP from the coding sequence ATGAACAGCACCGGAGAACTCGTCGAGGTCGTCCTGCCGGGCCGGGTGGAGCCCGAGGAGCTCCGGATCCGCCGCGGGGCCGTGCCCGCCCCCGGCCCCGGCCAGGTCGTGATCCGGACGGAGGCGACGGGCGTCTCCTTCGCCGAGCAGCAGATGCGGCGCGGCCGCTACTACGACCAGCCGCCGTTCCCCTTCGTCCCCGGCTACGACCTCGTCGGCACGGTGCTGGCGGCCGGGGAGGGCGCCGACCCGGGCCTGACCGGCACCCGCGTGGCCGCGCTGGTGAAGGTCGGCGGCTGGGCCAGCCACGTGCTCGTGGACGCGGCGGACGTCGTACCGGTGCCCGACGGGGTCGGCGCGGCGGAGGCGGAGACCCTCGTCGTCAACGGCGTCACCGCCTGGCAGATGCTGCACCGCAAGGCCCGTGTCCGCGCCGGGCACACCGTCGTGGTGCACGGCGCGAACGGCGGCGTCGGCTCGGTCCTGGTCCAGCTCGCCCTGGCCGCGGGAGCACGGGTGATCGGCACCGCCTCCGCGCGCCACCACGACGCCCTGCGGGAACAGGGGGTCGTCCCCGTCGACTACCGCGCCGGGGACGTCGCCGCCCGCATCCGCGCCCTCGCCCCCGGCGGCGTCGACGCCGTCTTCGACCACGTCGGCGGCCACGGCATCACCGACTCCTGGCGCCTCCTCGCCCCCGGCGGCACCCTCGTCTCCTACGGCAGCGCCTCCACCCGGGACGACGAGGGCTCCCAGCAGTGGCCCGTCCTCAAGCTGCTCCTGAGGGTGTGGCTGTGGAACGCGCTGCCCAACCGCCGCCGCGCCTTCTTCTACAACGTCTGGGCCGGCAAGGCCCTCGCCAAGAACCGCTTCCGGTCCCGGCTGCGCGCCGACCTCACCCAGGTGTTCGCCGCCCTCCAGCGCGGAGAGGTCACGGCCCGGATCGCCGCCCGACTGCCGCTCGCCCGCGTCGCCGAGGCCCTGCGGCTGGCCGAGTCCGGCACGGTCGCCGGGAAGGTCGTCCTCGTCCCGTAG